A genomic stretch from Homalodisca vitripennis isolate AUS2020 unplaced genomic scaffold, UT_GWSS_2.1 ScUCBcl_9138;HRSCAF=17526, whole genome shotgun sequence includes:
- the LOC124374574 gene encoding larval cuticle protein A2B-like, whose translation MLYGLVVIGSVLVAAVSAQYGGYAHAPRYAPASYAQPEPYDPNPQYSFHYAVNDPSTYDIKSQKEERNGDYVTGSYELYEPDGTKRTVEYYDQGYGFQAVVHKEPAHGAPVYSAPAYRPAYSRPAYSAPRY comes from the coding sequence TTAGTTGTAATTGGCAGCGTTCTGGTAGCAGCTGTGTCTGCCCAGTACGGAGGCTATGCTCACGCACCTAGGTACGCCCCTGCCAGTTACGCCCAGCCCGAGCCCTACGACCCCAACCCCCAGTACTCCTTCCACTACGCCGTCAATGACCCCAGCACTTACGACATCAAGAGCCAGAAGGAGGAGCGTAACGGAGACTACGTGACCGGCTCCTACGAGCTGTACGAGCCTGACGGTACCAAGCGTACCGTGGAGTACTACGACCAGGGCTACGGCTTCCAGGCTGTCGTCCACAAAGAGCCTGCTCACGGTGCCCCCGTATACTCTGCCCCCGCATACAGGCCAGCATACTCCAGGCCTGCATACTCTGCACCTAGATATTAA